A single genomic interval of bacterium harbors:
- a CDS encoding SRPBCC family protein codes for MNSFNALHVSRTHSIVLNAPVDKVFPLFDPVNEKKWSHGWDFDPVFPADGSAQPGMVFTTHHHGESETIWRLNRIDTVNHGVEYFRLTVGSRLGIISINCSTMDSHSTKATVTYEFTALSEKGNEFILSFSESHYLEWMKEWEDAINHYLATGQILVNNAN; via the coding sequence ATGAATTCGTTTAATGCTTTGCATGTTTCCCGGACCCATTCAATTGTTTTGAATGCGCCTGTGGATAAAGTTTTTCCATTATTCGATCCGGTCAATGAAAAAAAATGGTCACACGGCTGGGATTTTGACCCGGTTTTTCCTGCAGACGGTTCGGCACAACCTGGCATGGTTTTTACGACCCATCATCACGGTGAATCGGAAACGATCTGGAGGCTGAATAGGATCGATACGGTAAATCACGGAGTAGAATATTTTCGGCTCACAGTCGGTTCGCGTCTTGGGATAATTTCAATTAATTGTAGTACTATGGATTCACATTCGACCAAAGCGACGGTTACTTACGAATTTACCGCGCTGAGTGAAAAAGGCAATGAGTTCATTCTCTCTTTCAGCGAAAGCCATTACCTGGAATGGATGAAAGAATGGGAGGACGCCATTAATCATTATCTTGCCACTGGTCAGATCCTGGTCAATAATGCCAATTAA